Part of the Bacillus cabrialesii genome is shown below.
TTGTAAGCAGCGGTGCACTTCTTGCTGAAAAAATTCAAGGGCATCTGTTTGTTCAAGGCCGCTGAGCTGGATGGCCGCCATTTCTCCGAAGCTTTCCCGATAGGTTTGCTTTACGTTTTCCCGCGCTGTGAGGAGGACTTTCACGCCTTGCGGAAGGCTGGTGATAAATTCGTGAATGTCACGTTCTGCGGTATCGATGCTGTCAACGATCAGCAGGACCGGTTTTTCTCTTGTGTAATTGGCCAACGCATTGCGGACGACGAATCGTTTTTCATTGATTGATTTATCGATTTGTTCTGTGCGTCCGAGCTGATAGGCGATGGTATTTAAAAAATCGCTAAAGCTCAATCCTTTCCAATCAGCGCTGACCCAGATGATGCTGTTGAATGCCGGCCAATCTGAAGTATCATCAACACAGGAATAGGCAGCCTCAAGAGCGATTGTGGTTTTCCCCATGCCGGCCCAGCCGGTGATTAAGCAGACTGGTGACGGAGAAAGCAACCATTGCCGGATCGCTTCCATATCAAAGCTGCGCCCGATAAAGTGTCCGGACCAGCGTGACGGTAAGTTATGTGTGATAGGCTGTTCTGTAAGCGCATTCGTTTCATGGCCGGGTTTATCATGAAACAGCCGTTTTACTACATTCTCAATTTCATTTTCACTTGGAGCCCTGAATGATCCGTCTTTTCGCAGCGTTTTCGCTTTTTTGAGACAAGACGCCGCCCAGACAGGCAACGCGGGTTTGATGACTGGGATGGTGGTCGTTTCCAGCAGATCGGTCAACCACTCGATATCGAAGTCGGTTTTATCGAGAATGATCCAGATCACCCCGAACAGTTTTCCGTCGTCGATTCTTCCGGGAATATAGTTTTCACCCATCTGTCCGATCCAGCTTTTGATCGTGTTAGAGGAAACCCCCAGCTGGAGCGCGATTTTATCTATGTAAGACTGTCCTGTTTTTTCATTCTTTTTCCTTATGATTTTATAATCAGGATGAAGCTTTAGTGATTTGACGCCAGGTGCCAGCAGTTGTGCAAAATGTTTTCGGTTTTCAAGTTCAGCCATAAGCCTGCACCTCCTATTAGTACTATTTTATCAATCCAGCGTTTTTTGTATATGAGAAAATAGTAAAGTACAGTGCGGCTGTCCTTTTATACAGCAGGAAAGGCTGTTGAACATGTTGGAAAGCAGATAAAATGGGGGCAGTAACAGAGAAAATAAAAATGTATGCACTTACATTTTATTTTCTAAAGAAAGGAATTTGCCAAATGACTCACACAGTACCTCAAAGCATGAAAGCGGCTGTTATGCACAACACAAGAGAGATCAAAATTGAAACATTGCCTGTGCCTGACATCAATCATGATGAAGTGTTGATTAAGGTGATGGCTGTCGGGATTTGCGGATCGGATCTGCATTACTATACAAATGGCAGAATCGGCAACTATGTAGTGGAAAAACCATTTATCCTTGGCCATGAATGCTCGGGAGAAATTGCCGCTGTCGGATCGTCTGTCAATCAATTTAAGGTGGGAGACCGTGTCGCTGTTGAGCCGGGTGTCACATGCGGACGCTGTGAGGCGTGCAAGGAAGGGCGCTATAACCTTTGTCCGGATGTACAGTTTTTGGCTACACCGCCGGTAGATGGCGCGTTTGTTCAATATATCAAAATGCGTCAGGACTTCGTTTTTTTGATCCCAGACTCACTTTCCTATGAAGATGCGGCTTTGATCGAACCATTTTCTGTCGGCATTCATGCAGCGGCGAGAACGAAGCTACAGCCCGGATCAACAATTGCAATTATGGGGATGGGCCCTGTTGGGTTAATGGCTGTTGCGGCAGCTAAAGCATTTGGGGCAGGCACAATTATCGTGACCGACTTAGAGCCGCTGCGGTTAGAAGCTGCGAAAAAAATGGGAGCGACTCATGTCATCAATATCCGTGAACAGGACGCGCTTGAAGAAATTAAAACGATCACGAATGATAGAGGCGTTGATGTTGCTTGGGAAACAGCGGGGAATCCAGCGGCATTGCAATCTGCATTGGCTTCTGTGCGCCGGGGTGGGAAACTGGCGATTGTCGGTTTGCCTTCTCAGAACGAGATTCCGCTCAATGTGCCGTTTATTGCGGACAATGAGATTGATATTTACGGGATCTTCCGTTATGCCAATACGTATCCAAAGGGAATCGAATTTCTCGCTTCCGGCATTGTGAACACGAAGCATCTTGTAACCGACCAATATTCGCTGGAGCAGACGCAAGAGGCGATGGAGCGGGCGCTTCAATTTAAGAATGAATGTTTAAAAGTGATGGTGTATCCAAATCGCTGAGTGAACAGGGAGGATCTTTGCATTCTCCCTCTTGCTTACCGGAAATGAAAACGAATTCTTGGGGTGGGAAATGATGATTGGAACAGAACAAGCAACGGCATTGAAGGCGAAGCATCACGGCCTGTCCTGGTTTGAGCGAATCGGATATGGTTTCGGCGACATGTCATATAACATTGTCTTTCAGTTTGTAAACGCATACTTATTATTCTATTATACAGATGTCGGCGGCATTCAGCCTGCGGTGATCGCCACTTTGTTTCTTGTTGTCCGGGTGCTGGATGCTATTTTTGACCCGATTATGGGATTGATTTTAGACAAAACGAACACAAGGTGGGGAAAGGCAAGGCCATATCTGTTGTGGGTGGCATTTCCTTTTGCGTTATTTACGTTCTTATGTTTCACGACGCCTCATTTCGGTGAGACGGGGAATATGGTATATGCGTACATCACCTATATTCTGCTTGGGATGTCTTTTAGTATGCAAACGATTCCGGTGAACAGCTTAACGGGGCGGATGACGAATTCAGTGGAGGAACGGACGGTTCTGACCACAACCCGGATGATTTTGGTGTATATCGGTATCCTTTTATCCATTTCCTGTGCGACACCGCTTGCGGCCGCCATTGGAGGGGAGAATCAGGCGTTTGGATTCCAAATGACAGCGCTCATCTATGCGGCGGTCAGCATCGTTTTGAACCTATTCAGTTTCTTTACTGTGCGGGAGCGGATTCAGCCTAAAAAGAGAAAAAAACAAGGGATCAAAAAGACGTTGTCTGTGTTGTTCCAAAACAAACCGTTGCTAGTGCTGACTTCATCATTTTTAGCTTTTGCGATTGGATTTAATATTAAGCTCAGCACGATGGTGTACTATTTTACGTATAACGTCAACCATAAAGAATTCGTGTTTTTAGGAACCGTTTTATTTTTCGGTGCAGCGCTGATCAGCAATTTGTTTATTCCTTTCTTTTCTGAGAAGTGGGGCAGAAAACAAGTCATGATCATCACGGCTGCTCTATCGCTTATTTCTTATGCCGGCCTGCATTTTACGCCGTATTCTTCGATTACACTCATTTTCGTTTGGCTTTTCGCTTCGGGATTTTTCACAACGCCTTTAAATACGCTTGCGTGGGGAATGGTTGCGGATTGTGTCGATTACGCGGAATGGAAAATCGGAGTGCGCGCGGATGGTGTGGTGATTTCGAGCATGAGCTTTATTAATAAACTGGGCGTTGCGTTAGCCGGTTCATTTTCGGCCATTTATTTAGGAATCGCCGGGTATGTCGCGAATGCAGACCAGACAGTTACGTCATTAAATGCGATTAAAAACATGAACGCTTTGATTCCGGGGTTATTCATTTTGCTTTCTATTATTCTGATCGCCTTCTATCCTTTAACTGAAAAAAGATATAAGCACATCATCTCTGAGCTGGAGCAAAGGCCTGCAAAATAAATAGATGTAAAATTTTAAATATTTAATGTAAACGCTTGTATTTATGGCAGAAAGTAATATACTGAGACTGTAATCTAGAAATGATAAATGAGTGTGATCATATGAGTAGTCAATCTGTTGTTTGTATTGGAGAATTATTGATCGATTTCTTTTGTACCGATGTTGATGTTGATTTAATGGAAGGGCGCAATTTCTTAAAAAGTGCCGGCGGTGCTCCGGCGAATGTGTCCGCAGCAATCGCCAAGCTAGGCGGACATGCTGCGTTCAGCGGAAAAGTAGGCAAGGATCCGTTTGGGTATTTTCTGAAGCAAACATTGGACGCTGTACACGTCGATACCTCTATGTTGGTCATGGATGAGAAAGCGCCTACAACGCTTGCTTTTGTTTCATTAAAACAAAACGGGGAGCGCGATTTTGTTTTTAATAGAGGCGCGGACGCTTTGTTTACGCTGGAGGATGTTGACCAGGCAAAACTAAACGAAGCAAAAATCCTTCATTTCGGCTCAGCGACGGCACTGTTGTCAGATCCGTTTTGCTCAGCCTATTTACGGCTCATGTCGAGTGCGAAAGACAACGGGCAGTTTATTTCGTTTGACCCTAATTATCGT
Proteins encoded:
- the gutB gene encoding sorbitol dehydrogenase → MTHTVPQSMKAAVMHNTREIKIETLPVPDINHDEVLIKVMAVGICGSDLHYYTNGRIGNYVVEKPFILGHECSGEIAAVGSSVNQFKVGDRVAVEPGVTCGRCEACKEGRYNLCPDVQFLATPPVDGAFVQYIKMRQDFVFLIPDSLSYEDAALIEPFSVGIHAAARTKLQPGSTIAIMGMGPVGLMAVAAAKAFGAGTIIVTDLEPLRLEAAKKMGATHVINIREQDALEEIKTITNDRGVDVAWETAGNPAALQSALASVRRGGKLAIVGLPSQNEIPLNVPFIADNEIDIYGIFRYANTYPKGIEFLASGIVNTKHLVTDQYSLEQTQEAMERALQFKNECLKVMVYPNR
- a CDS encoding MFS transporter, with the translated sequence MIGTEQATALKAKHHGLSWFERIGYGFGDMSYNIVFQFVNAYLLFYYTDVGGIQPAVIATLFLVVRVLDAIFDPIMGLILDKTNTRWGKARPYLLWVAFPFALFTFLCFTTPHFGETGNMVYAYITYILLGMSFSMQTIPVNSLTGRMTNSVEERTVLTTTRMILVYIGILLSISCATPLAAAIGGENQAFGFQMTALIYAAVSIVLNLFSFFTVRERIQPKKRKKQGIKKTLSVLFQNKPLLVLTSSFLAFAIGFNIKLSTMVYYFTYNVNHKEFVFLGTVLFFGAALISNLFIPFFSEKWGRKQVMIITAALSLISYAGLHFTPYSSITLIFVWLFASGFFTTPLNTLAWGMVADCVDYAEWKIGVRADGVVISSMSFINKLGVALAGSFSAIYLGIAGYVANADQTVTSLNAIKNMNALIPGLFILLSIILIAFYPLTEKRYKHIISELEQRPAK
- a CDS encoding carbohydrate kinase family protein, producing MSSQSVVCIGELLIDFFCTDVDVDLMEGRNFLKSAGGAPANVSAAIAKLGGHAAFSGKVGKDPFGYFLKQTLDAVHVDTSMLVMDEKAPTTLAFVSLKQNGERDFVFNRGADALFTLEDVDQAKLNEAKILHFGSATALLSDPFCSAYLRLMSSAKDNGQFISFDPNYREDLWKGRVSEFVSVAKEAIALSDFVKVSDEELEIISGVKDHEKGVAVLHEIGAKIVAVTLGKSGTLLSNGKVKEVIPSIPVTSIDSTGAGDAFVGAALYQLANTDQIQSVDADFAKLREMVLFANKVGALVCTKIGAIDALPSLDEIEVSL